A stretch of Mycobacterium sp. ITM-2016-00316 DNA encodes these proteins:
- a CDS encoding hemolysin family protein has protein sequence MLTALGILAGIAVVLAITALTGYFVAQEFAFMAVDRSRLKARAQAGDAAAARALKVTRRTSFMLSGAQLGITVTGLLVGYVAEPLIGAGLGELLGDVGVPIAVGVAIGTVLAVLFSTVVQMVFGELFPKNLAIARPEAVADKLALSTTIYLAVFGWLIKLFDASSNLLLRALRIEPVHDVEHSATPRDLEHIVADSRETGELPEDLSTLLDRILDFPTRDTEHAMIPRARVDVVLGDEPVRKVLDKMATGHTRYPVVDGAADDLIGVVHLHDLLGATDPDATAASMSRQAVILPTTLPLPSALRALNEARDEMALVIDEYGGFAGVLTMEDLAEELVGEIDDEHDGAGADDDIVATPEGWLVRGDVALDEVSRAVGHDLPEGDYETLAGLIIAEFGGLPAVGDTITVDLGVEAAELIAEDPPAARQLHATVRGVDKHVPASVLVEVR, from the coding sequence GTGCTGACCGCACTGGGAATCCTCGCCGGCATCGCGGTCGTGTTGGCCATCACCGCGCTGACCGGCTACTTCGTGGCTCAGGAATTCGCCTTCATGGCCGTGGACCGGTCCCGGCTGAAGGCACGGGCACAGGCCGGGGATGCTGCGGCGGCGCGCGCGCTGAAGGTGACACGGCGCACCTCGTTCATGCTGTCCGGCGCCCAGCTCGGTATCACGGTGACCGGCCTGCTGGTCGGCTATGTCGCCGAACCGCTCATCGGTGCGGGCCTGGGCGAGCTGCTCGGCGATGTGGGCGTGCCCATCGCGGTCGGCGTCGCGATCGGCACCGTGCTGGCGGTGCTGTTCTCCACGGTGGTGCAGATGGTGTTCGGTGAGCTCTTCCCGAAGAACCTCGCCATCGCCCGGCCGGAGGCCGTCGCCGACAAGCTGGCGCTGTCCACCACGATCTATCTCGCGGTGTTCGGTTGGCTCATCAAGCTTTTCGACGCCTCGTCGAACCTGCTGTTGCGGGCGCTGCGCATCGAACCGGTGCACGACGTCGAGCATTCGGCCACCCCGCGCGATCTGGAGCACATCGTGGCCGACTCCCGGGAGACCGGCGAACTGCCCGAGGACCTGTCCACCCTGCTGGACCGCATCCTCGATTTTCCGACTCGCGATACCGAACACGCGATGATCCCGCGGGCCCGCGTCGACGTGGTGCTCGGCGACGAACCCGTGCGCAAGGTACTGGACAAGATGGCCACCGGCCACACCCGCTATCCGGTGGTGGACGGGGCCGCCGACGACCTGATCGGCGTCGTGCATCTACACGACCTGCTCGGTGCCACCGATCCGGATGCCACCGCGGCCTCGATGAGCCGGCAGGCGGTCATCCTGCCGACCACGCTGCCGTTGCCATCGGCGCTGCGTGCACTCAACGAGGCGCGCGACGAAATGGCTTTGGTGATCGATGAATACGGCGGTTTCGCCGGGGTGCTCACCATGGAGGATCTGGCCGAGGAACTCGTCGGCGAGATCGACGACGAGCACGACGGTGCGGGCGCCGACGACGATATCGTCGCGACCCCCGAGGGCTGGCTGGTCCGCGGCGATGTCGCGCTCGACGAGGTCAGTCGCGCCGTCGGTCACGATCTGCCCGAGGGTGACTACGAGACGCTCGCCGGTCTGATCATCGCCGAGTTCGGCGGTCTGCCCGCCGTCGGCGACACCATCACCGTCGATCTCGGTGTGGAAGCCGCCGAACTGATCGCCGAGGACCCGCCCGCCGCGCGGCAACTGCACGCGACCGTGCGGGGCGTCGACAAGCACGTTCCGGCAAGTGTTCTGGTGGAGGTGCGATGA
- the sthA gene encoding Si-specific NAD(P)(+) transhydrogenase: MQEYDLVVIGSGPGGQKAAIAAAKLGRTVAVIERGLMLGGVCVNTGTIPSKTLREAVVYLTGMNQRELYGASYRVKENITPADLLARTQHVIGKEIDVVRSQLMRNRIELYVGHARFLDAHTVHVDDPNRAERVSVSGRKIVIATGTKPARPAGVEFDEHRVLDSDGILDLKSIPTSMVVVGAGVIGIEYASMFAALGTKVTVVEKRPNMLEFCDPEIIEALKFHLRDHAVTFRFGEEVTAVDVGASGTVTTLASGKQIPAETVMYSAGRQGQTDHLDLPSAGLEADNRGRIFVDDNYQTKVDHIYAVGDVIGFPALAATSMEQGRLAAYHAFGEPTHSITELQPIGIYSIPEVSYVGATEVELTNESVPYEVGVSRYRELARGQIAGDSHGMLKLLVSTEDLRLLGVHIFGTNATEMVHIGQAVMGCGGTVEYLVDAVFNYPTFSEAYKVAALDVMNKLRALSQFRR; the protein is encoded by the coding sequence ATGCAGGAGTACGACCTGGTCGTCATCGGTTCCGGCCCCGGGGGCCAGAAGGCCGCGATCGCGGCCGCCAAGCTGGGCAGGACGGTGGCGGTGATCGAACGCGGGCTCATGCTCGGCGGCGTCTGCGTCAACACCGGCACCATCCCCAGCAAGACTCTGCGCGAGGCGGTTGTCTACCTCACCGGGATGAACCAGCGCGAACTGTACGGCGCCAGTTACCGGGTCAAGGAGAACATCACTCCCGCCGATCTGCTGGCCCGCACCCAACACGTCATCGGCAAGGAGATCGACGTGGTGCGCTCGCAGCTGATGCGCAACCGCATCGAGCTCTACGTCGGGCACGCCCGCTTCCTCGACGCGCACACCGTGCACGTCGATGATCCCAACCGGGCCGAGCGAGTGTCGGTCAGCGGCCGCAAGATCGTGATCGCCACCGGCACCAAACCGGCCCGCCCGGCCGGCGTCGAATTCGACGAGCACCGGGTGCTGGATTCCGACGGCATCCTCGACCTCAAGTCCATCCCGACCTCCATGGTGGTGGTCGGCGCCGGCGTCATCGGCATCGAGTACGCCTCGATGTTCGCCGCACTGGGCACCAAGGTCACGGTCGTCGAGAAGCGCCCCAACATGCTGGAGTTCTGCGATCCGGAGATCATCGAGGCCCTCAAGTTCCACCTGCGCGATCACGCCGTCACCTTCCGCTTCGGCGAGGAGGTGACCGCCGTCGACGTCGGCGCCTCCGGCACCGTGACGACACTGGCCAGCGGCAAGCAGATCCCCGCGGAGACGGTGATGTACTCGGCGGGCAGGCAGGGCCAGACCGACCACCTGGATCTGCCGAGCGCGGGCCTGGAGGCCGACAACCGCGGGCGGATCTTCGTCGACGACAACTATCAGACCAAGGTCGACCACATCTACGCCGTCGGCGATGTCATCGGATTCCCGGCGCTGGCCGCGACCTCGATGGAGCAGGGGCGGCTGGCGGCCTATCACGCGTTCGGTGAGCCGACCCACTCGATCACCGAGCTCCAGCCGATCGGGATCTACTCGATCCCCGAGGTCTCCTACGTCGGGGCCACCGAGGTCGAGCTGACCAACGAGTCGGTGCCCTACGAAGTCGGGGTGTCCCGGTACCGCGAGCTGGCCCGCGGGCAGATCGCCGGCGATTCCCACGGCATGCTCAAGCTGCTGGTCTCGACCGAGGATCTGCGACTGCTGGGTGTGCACATCTTCGGCACCAACGCCACCGAGATGGTGCACATCGGCCAGGCGGTCATGGGGTGCGGCGGGACCGTCGAATACCTGGTGGACGCGGTGTTCAACTATCCGACGTTCTCCGAGGCCTACAAGGTCGCCGCACTGGATGTGATGAACAAACTGCGGGCGCTCAGCCAGTTCCGGCGCTGA
- a CDS encoding SDR family NAD(P)-dependent oxidoreductase: MSASGRVAVVTGASRGAGRGIAAALGAHGWRVYVTGRSVADSGTADLVSAAGGVGVAVPVDHADDDAVAQLFARVRDENGGLDLLVNNAAVIHDELTGAKPFWEKPVGLGDVLDVGLRSAYVASWHAAPLLTARPRGLIAFTSSPGSVCYMHGPAYGAQKAGIDKMAADMAVDFGGTTVACVSIWMGILLTERLRSAFAGTPDALAATARHAETPEFTGHLIDALFADPELAALSGRTLIAAELANRYGITDEDGRRPPSHREMLGSPREPSAVVIR, from the coding sequence GTGAGTGCATCCGGGCGCGTCGCAGTGGTGACCGGCGCCAGCCGTGGCGCCGGCCGCGGTATCGCGGCGGCCCTCGGCGCCCACGGTTGGCGGGTCTACGTCACCGGCCGCTCCGTCGCGGATTCCGGCACCGCTGATCTGGTCAGCGCGGCCGGCGGCGTCGGGGTGGCGGTGCCGGTCGACCATGCCGACGATGACGCGGTGGCGCAGTTGTTCGCCCGTGTGCGTGACGAGAACGGCGGGCTGGACCTGTTGGTCAACAACGCGGCCGTGATCCACGACGAGCTCACCGGTGCGAAGCCCTTCTGGGAGAAGCCCGTCGGTCTGGGCGACGTGCTGGACGTCGGACTGCGCTCGGCCTACGTCGCGTCCTGGCACGCGGCGCCCCTGCTGACCGCCCGCCCGCGCGGGCTGATCGCCTTCACCTCCTCGCCGGGATCGGTCTGCTACATGCACGGCCCCGCGTATGGCGCGCAGAAGGCCGGCATCGACAAGATGGCGGCCGATATGGCCGTCGATTTCGGCGGTACCACGGTGGCCTGCGTGTCCATCTGGATGGGCATCCTGCTGACCGAACGGCTGCGCTCGGCGTTCGCCGGCACACCGGATGCACTGGCGGCGACCGCCCGGCACGCCGAAACCCCGGAGTTCACCGGGCATCTGATCGACGCGTTGTTCGCCGATCCGGAACTGGCCGCCCTGAGCGGGCGGACGCTGATCGCCGCCGAACTGGCGAACCGCTACGGGATCACCGACGAGGACGGGCGCCGGCCGCCGTCGCACCGCGAAATGCTCGGTTCGCCAAGAGAACCCAGCGCCGTGGTGATTCGCTGA
- a CDS encoding DUF3039 domain-containing protein, which yields MQTETIERPDTDERVDDGTDDDTPKFFHYVKKEKIAESAVMGTHVVALCGEVFPVTKSAKPGSPVCPDCKRIYEQLKK from the coding sequence ATGCAGACCGAGACCATCGAGCGGCCGGATACCGACGAACGCGTCGATGACGGGACCGACGACGACACCCCCAAGTTCTTCCACTACGTGAAGAAGGAGAAGATCGCCGAAAGTGCCGTCATGGGCACGCATGTCGTGGCGCTGTGCGGTGAGGTCTTTCCGGTCACCAAGTCGGCCAAGCCGGGTTCTCCGGTCTGCCCGGACTGCAAGCGAATCTACGAGCAGCTCAAGAAGTAG
- a CDS encoding YihY/virulence factor BrkB family protein yields the protein MTDQSPAKPSRHHVWPITKRTLSKSWDDSIFSESAQAAFWCALSLPPLLLGMLGSLAYLAPLFGPDTLPTIENQLIGTSERFFSQNVVNEIIAPTIYDIVRSARGEVVSLGFVISLWAGSSAVSAFVDSVVEAHDQTPLRHPVRQRFFALGLYVIMLVSAVLTAPFIALGPRKITTYIPDSWSHVLQYGYYPVLVIALILAVTVLYRVSLPSPLPTHRLVVGAALATAVFLIATFSLRFYLTWITATGYTYGALATPIAFLLFAFLAGFAVMIGAELNAAIQEEWPAPDTHARRLRVWIAGKTEKSATS from the coding sequence ATGACCGATCAGTCCCCGGCGAAGCCATCACGCCATCACGTCTGGCCGATCACCAAACGCACCCTGAGCAAATCCTGGGACGACTCGATCTTCTCCGAATCGGCCCAGGCCGCCTTCTGGTGTGCGCTGTCGCTACCGCCACTGCTGCTGGGCATGCTCGGCAGCCTGGCCTACCTGGCACCGCTGTTCGGTCCGGACACCCTGCCGACCATCGAGAATCAGCTCATCGGCACCTCGGAACGGTTCTTCTCGCAAAACGTCGTCAACGAGATCATCGCGCCGACCATCTACGACATCGTGCGGTCCGCCCGCGGCGAGGTCGTGTCGCTGGGATTCGTCATCTCGCTGTGGGCGGGATCCTCGGCGGTATCGGCCTTCGTCGACTCGGTGGTCGAGGCGCATGACCAGACGCCGCTGCGCCATCCGGTGCGGCAGCGCTTCTTCGCCCTCGGGCTGTACGTGATCATGCTGGTGAGCGCCGTGCTGACGGCGCCGTTCATCGCGCTGGGCCCGCGCAAGATCACCACCTACATCCCGGACAGCTGGTCGCATGTGCTGCAGTACGGGTACTACCCGGTGCTGGTGATCGCGCTGATCCTGGCGGTGACCGTGCTGTACCGGGTGTCACTGCCCAGCCCGTTGCCCACCCACCGGCTGGTGGTCGGTGCCGCGCTGGCGACTGCGGTGTTCCTGATCGCCACCTTCAGTCTGCGGTTCTATCTGACCTGGATCACCGCGACCGGCTATACCTACGGCGCGCTCGCCACGCCGATCGCGTTCCTGCTGTTCGCGTTCCTGGCCGGATTCGCCGTCATGATCGGCGCGGAACTCAACGCCGCGATCCAGGAGGAGTGGCCGGCCCCGGACACCCACGCGCGGCGGCTGCGCGTATGGATCGCGGGGAAGACCGAGAAGAGCGCTACTTCTTGA
- a CDS encoding proteasome assembly chaperone family protein, whose product MAENQEQHYQPDQNGMYELEFPAPQLSTTDGRGPVMIHALEGFSDAGHAIKLAAQHLKDTLDTELVASFAIDELLDYRSRRPMMTFKTDHFSSYDQPELNLYALHDSVGTPFLLLAGMEPDLRWERFVTAVRLLAERLGVRQVIGLGTIPMAVPHTRPVTLTAHSANTELIAEYTPWVGEVQVPASVSSLLEFRMSQHGHDAVGFTVHVPHYLAQTAYPPAAESLLIEAARAGALQIPLNALGEAAAEVHTKINEQVEASAEVAQVVAQLERQYDAFVAAQENRSLLARDEELPSGDELGAEFERFLAQQTDGTFGEGFPDGDETT is encoded by the coding sequence ATGGCCGAAAACCAGGAACAGCACTACCAGCCCGACCAGAACGGTATGTACGAGCTGGAGTTTCCTGCCCCCCAACTGTCCACCACGGACGGACGGGGGCCCGTGATGATCCACGCGCTGGAGGGGTTCTCCGATGCCGGTCACGCCATCAAGCTCGCGGCGCAACACCTGAAGGACACCCTCGACACCGAACTGGTCGCATCGTTCGCCATCGATGAGCTGCTGGACTACCGGTCGCGGCGGCCGATGATGACGTTCAAGACCGATCACTTCAGCAGCTACGACCAGCCCGAACTGAACCTGTACGCGCTGCACGACAGCGTCGGCACCCCATTCCTGCTGCTGGCAGGCATGGAGCCCGACCTGCGCTGGGAGCGTTTCGTGACGGCGGTACGGCTGCTGGCCGAGCGCCTCGGTGTGCGTCAGGTGATCGGGCTGGGCACCATCCCGATGGCGGTCCCGCACACCCGGCCGGTCACCCTGACCGCGCACTCAGCGAACACCGAACTGATTGCCGAGTACACCCCGTGGGTGGGCGAGGTCCAGGTCCCCGCGAGCGTGTCCAGCCTGCTGGAGTTCCGGATGAGCCAGCACGGCCACGACGCGGTCGGTTTCACCGTGCACGTGCCGCACTACCTGGCCCAGACCGCGTACCCACCGGCCGCCGAGAGCCTGCTCATCGAGGCGGCCAGGGCGGGCGCGCTGCAGATCCCGCTGAATGCGCTGGGAGAGGCCGCCGCCGAGGTGCACACCAAGATCAACGAGCAGGTCGAGGCGAGCGCCGAAGTCGCTCAGGTGGTGGCACAGCTGGAGCGTCAGTACGATGCGTTCGTTGCCGCTCAGGAAAATCGCTCGTTGCTGGCACGTGACGAGGAACTTCCCAGCGGCGACGAACTGGGTGCGGAGTTCGAACGTTTCCTCGCCCAGCAGACGGACGGCACGTTCGGCGAGGGCTTCCCCGACGGCGACGAGACCACCTGA
- a CDS encoding sigma-70 family RNA polymerase sigma factor, with product MAIATASRFDSDLDAQSPAADLVRVYLNGIGKTALLTAADEVELAKRIEAGLFAQHVLNTKKRLGDARKRDLAAVVRDGDAARRHLLEANLRLVVSLAKRYTGRGMPLLDLIQEGNLGLIRAMEKFDYAKGFKFSTYATWWIRQAITRGMADQSRTIRLPVHLVEQVNKLARIKREMHQNLGREATDEELAEESGIPAEKIADLLEHSRDPVSLDMPVGSDEEAPLGDFIEDENAMSAENAVISELLHTDIRYVLATLDEREQQVIRLRFGLDDGQPRTLDQIGKLFGLSRERVRQIEREVMSKLRNGDRAERLRSYAS from the coding sequence ATGGCGATCGCCACCGCAAGCCGCTTCGATTCCGATCTGGACGCCCAGAGCCCAGCTGCCGACCTTGTCCGTGTGTACCTCAACGGCATCGGTAAGACCGCGCTGCTGACCGCCGCCGACGAAGTCGAGCTCGCCAAGCGCATCGAAGCCGGCCTGTTCGCCCAGCATGTGCTGAACACCAAGAAGCGTCTCGGTGACGCCCGCAAGCGCGACCTGGCCGCCGTCGTCCGTGACGGTGACGCGGCCCGTCGGCACCTGCTGGAGGCCAACCTGCGCCTCGTGGTGTCGCTGGCCAAGCGTTACACCGGCCGCGGCATGCCGCTGCTGGACCTGATCCAGGAGGGCAACCTCGGACTGATCCGCGCCATGGAGAAGTTCGACTACGCCAAGGGATTCAAGTTCTCGACGTACGCCACCTGGTGGATCCGGCAGGCCATCACCCGCGGCATGGCCGATCAGAGCCGCACCATCCGGCTGCCCGTCCACCTCGTCGAGCAGGTCAACAAGCTGGCCAGGATCAAGCGCGAGATGCACCAGAACCTCGGCCGCGAGGCCACCGACGAGGAACTGGCCGAAGAGTCGGGTATCCCGGCCGAGAAGATCGCCGATCTGCTGGAGCACAGCCGCGACCCGGTGAGTCTGGACATGCCGGTCGGCAGCGACGAGGAAGCCCCGCTGGGCGACTTCATCGAGGACGAGAACGCCATGTCCGCCGAGAACGCGGTCATCTCCGAGCTGCTGCACACCGATATCCGTTACGTGCTGGCCACGCTCGATGAGCGTGAGCAGCAGGTCATCCGGCTGCGGTTCGGCCTGGACGACGGTCAGCCCCGCACCCTCGACCAGATCGGCAAGCTGTTCGGTCTGTCCCGTGAGCGGGTCCGCCAGATCGAGCGCGAAGTGATGTCCAAGCTGCGTAACGGCGATCGTGCCGAGCGCCTGCGTTCCTACGCCAGCTGA
- a CDS encoding DUF4192 domain-containing protein: protein MTTQSRGFDIGRPASLIAALPAVLGFVPEHSLAVVTVDDAELGCVMRVDLSPGLADNTGQLAEVIGAAAPDQAIAVVIDEFGADCEACGTDHEVLADALSRSLAAEGVELLAVLVVDRVAAGGRWFCADGCGAHGEIDDPGASPLAAAAVLDGRRLYRRRADLQQVIAVTDTDRRERLAEVIASRGVVRLTTRTAREAVHAAMATAARLADGTEPADAELVSVVCALADPRVRDTLYALAVGDCAAAAESLWALMARVLPQRRRPDALSLLAFSAYARGDGPLAGIALEEAVRIDPAHRMAAMLDSALQSGMRPEQIRGMALSGYRTAGKLGVKLPPRLAFGQRAG, encoded by the coding sequence ATGACAACACAATCCCGCGGTTTCGACATCGGTCGACCCGCCTCGCTGATCGCCGCACTGCCCGCCGTGTTGGGCTTCGTCCCCGAGCACTCGCTGGCGGTGGTGACCGTCGATGATGCCGAACTGGGCTGCGTGATGCGGGTCGACCTGTCGCCCGGTCTGGCCGACAACACCGGGCAGCTGGCCGAGGTGATCGGTGCGGCGGCCCCCGATCAGGCGATCGCGGTGGTCATCGACGAGTTCGGCGCCGACTGTGAGGCGTGCGGCACCGATCATGAGGTGCTGGCCGACGCGCTCTCGCGGTCGCTGGCGGCCGAAGGGGTCGAGCTGCTCGCGGTGCTGGTGGTGGACCGGGTGGCGGCGGGCGGGCGGTGGTTCTGCGCCGACGGATGCGGCGCGCACGGTGAGATCGACGACCCCGGGGCCTCACCGCTGGCGGCGGCCGCGGTGCTGGACGGTCGCCGGCTTTACCGGCGCCGCGCCGACCTGCAGCAGGTCATCGCCGTCACCGACACCGATCGCCGCGAGCGCCTCGCCGAGGTCATTGCCTCCCGCGGGGTGGTCCGGCTGACGACCCGGACGGCGCGTGAGGCCGTGCACGCGGCGATGGCCACCGCGGCCCGCCTCGCAGACGGGACCGAACCGGCCGATGCGGAATTGGTGTCGGTGGTCTGTGCGCTCGCGGATCCGCGGGTCCGCGACACCCTGTACGCCTTGGCGGTGGGCGATTGTGCTGCTGCCGCCGAGTCGTTGTGGGCGCTGATGGCGCGGGTACTTCCGCAGCGCCGGCGCCCCGACGCGTTGTCGCTGCTGGCCTTCTCGGCCTATGCGCGCGGGGACGGTCCGCTGGCCGGTATCGCCCTGGAGGAGGCGGTGCGCATCGATCCGGCACACCGGATGGCGGCCATGCTCGACAGCGCGCTGCAGTCGGGCATGCGCCCGGAACAGATCCGCGGGATGGCGTTGTCCGGCTATCGCACCGCCGGCAAGCTCGGTGTAAAGCTGCCGCCGCGGCTCGCGTTCGGTCAGCGGGCCGGCTGA
- a CDS encoding hemolysin family protein, with amino-acid sequence MSSPWAVALVTALLIASSAFFVAVEFALIAARRHRLEDAAPRSRSARAALRSASELSVLLAGSQLGITVCTLALGAITKPAVHHWLTPAIAGWGAPAWLADVGGFVLALIVVTFLHLVVGEMAPKSWAIAHPERSATLLALPMRAFMWVTRPLIGALNQVANWCLKKVGVDPVDQVATGQDPDALRHLVEHSATVGTLDERYHGHLLSALELQALTIGDMVRDGAAPSSVALDATPAQIQTRSRATGHLRLLVEGDGVVHVRDTVNAPGTITAADLMRPALKLAADTPVYAALRTMRETRSHLVVVVDDGRVRGLITLADVLERLLPTADSTS; translated from the coding sequence ATGAGCAGCCCGTGGGCGGTCGCGCTCGTCACCGCGCTGCTGATCGCGTCGAGCGCCTTCTTCGTCGCGGTGGAGTTCGCACTGATCGCGGCGCGGCGGCATCGCCTCGAAGACGCCGCCCCGCGCAGCCGCTCGGCACGTGCGGCGCTGCGTTCGGCCTCGGAGCTCTCGGTGTTGCTGGCCGGGTCCCAGCTCGGCATCACCGTCTGCACGCTGGCCCTCGGTGCCATCACCAAACCCGCTGTGCACCATTGGCTCACGCCCGCGATCGCGGGCTGGGGCGCGCCGGCCTGGCTGGCCGACGTGGGCGGTTTCGTGCTCGCGCTGATCGTCGTCACCTTCCTGCACCTGGTGGTCGGTGAGATGGCACCGAAATCCTGGGCGATCGCCCATCCCGAGCGGTCGGCGACCCTGCTGGCACTTCCGATGCGGGCCTTCATGTGGGTGACCCGGCCGCTGATCGGCGCACTGAATCAGGTGGCCAACTGGTGTCTGAAGAAGGTGGGTGTCGACCCGGTCGATCAGGTCGCCACCGGCCAGGATCCGGATGCCCTGCGGCACCTGGTCGAGCACTCGGCGACCGTCGGAACCCTCGACGAGCGCTATCACGGTCATCTGTTGAGTGCGCTGGAGCTGCAGGCGCTGACGATCGGTGACATGGTCCGCGACGGCGCGGCACCCAGCAGCGTGGCCCTCGACGCCACACCCGCCCAAATCCAGACCCGGTCACGGGCCACCGGCCATCTGCGGCTGCTGGTGGAGGGCGACGGTGTGGTGCACGTGCGCGACACGGTGAATGCGCCGGGCACGATCACCGCCGCCGACCTCATGCGGCCGGCGCTGAAACTGGCGGCCGACACCCCGGTGTACGCCGCGCTGCGCACCATGCGGGAGACCCGTAGTCATCTCGTGGTGGTCGTCGACGACGGCCGGGTCCGTGGACTCATCACGCTGGCCGATGTCCTGGAAAGGCTGCTGCCGACCGCGGATTCAACGAGCTGA
- a CDS encoding DUF952 domain-containing protein, with protein sequence MGTQNAVLVHLCADQEWQRASEVGVHRPASLAEAGFIHLSSPEQVHLPANRLYAGRTDLVLLSIDPSRLVDPVRWEPGVPTDPESMLFPHLYGPLPADAVTSVTRYLPAADGSFAELPATPE encoded by the coding sequence ATGGGTACCCAAAACGCTGTCCTGGTGCACCTGTGCGCCGACCAGGAATGGCAGCGCGCGTCGGAGGTCGGTGTGCACCGGCCCGCCTCGCTGGCCGAAGCCGGTTTCATTCATCTGTCGTCCCCTGAGCAGGTTCATTTGCCGGCCAACCGCCTGTACGCGGGGCGCACTGATCTCGTGTTGCTGAGCATCGATCCTTCCCGGCTCGTCGATCCGGTCCGCTGGGAGCCGGGGGTGCCGACCGATCCTGAATCGATGCTGTTCCCACACCTGTACGGCCCGTTGCCCGCTGACGCTGTGACAAGTGTCACGCGCTATCTGCCCGCCGCGGACGGCTCGTTCGCTGAGTTGCCGGCGACTCCCGAATAG
- a CDS encoding DUF3099 domain-containing protein yields the protein MKHGPELSFDDEGRPVLITRAALPQDEQHRERVRKYLKIMAFRIPALILAAGAYGIWQNGLISLAILLVSIPLPWIAVLIANDRPPRSATEPRRYQDAGPRRTPLFPTAERPALQPPVRPTPSAGGEPGVPG from the coding sequence ATGAAACACGGCCCCGAGCTGAGTTTCGACGACGAAGGTCGCCCGGTCCTCATCACCCGCGCTGCACTCCCCCAGGACGAGCAGCACCGCGAACGTGTCCGCAAGTACCTGAAGATCATGGCTTTCCGCATCCCGGCCCTGATCCTGGCCGCCGGCGCCTACGGGATCTGGCAGAACGGGCTGATCTCACTGGCGATCCTGCTGGTGTCGATCCCTTTGCCGTGGATCGCCGTACTGATCGCCAATGACCGTCCGCCGCGCAGCGCAACCGAGCCGCGCCGCTACCAGGATGCCGGCCCCAGACGCACTCCGCTGTTCCCCACCGCCGAACGCCCGGCGCTGCAGCCACCGGTCCGGCCGACCCCGAGCGCCGGTGGCGAACCCGGCGTTCCCGGCTGA
- a CDS encoding metal-dependent transcriptional regulator, whose translation MNDLIDTTEMYLRTIYDLEEEGVVPLRARIAERLEQSGPTVSQTVSRMERDGLLHVAGDRHLELTEKGRYLAVSVMRKHRLAERLLVDVIGLPWEEVHAEACRWEHVMSEDVERRLVQVLDNPTTSPFGNPIPGLSELGFGGTGSGEDASLVRLTELPAGSPVAVVVRQLTEHVQGDVELIGRLKEAGVVPNARVTVQVTDDPSEHGGVLILIPGHQEVELPHHMAHAVKVEKV comes from the coding sequence ATGAACGATCTCATCGATACCACCGAGATGTACCTGCGGACCATCTACGACCTCGAAGAAGAGGGAGTGGTGCCGCTGCGTGCTCGGATCGCCGAACGGCTCGAGCAGAGCGGTCCGACGGTCAGCCAGACCGTGTCCCGGATGGAGCGCGACGGGCTGCTGCATGTGGCCGGCGATCGCCACCTCGAACTCACCGAGAAGGGCCGCTATCTCGCGGTCTCGGTGATGCGTAAGCACCGCCTCGCCGAGCGGCTGCTGGTCGACGTGATCGGACTGCCCTGGGAGGAAGTTCACGCCGAGGCATGCCGCTGGGAGCACGTCATGAGCGAAGACGTGGAGCGCCGGCTGGTCCAGGTGCTCGACAACCCGACCACCTCGCCGTTCGGTAACCCCATCCCGGGGCTGTCCGAGCTCGGCTTCGGCGGCACCGGTAGCGGCGAGGACGCCAGCCTGGTCCGCCTCACCGAACTGCCCGCCGGTTCACCGGTCGCGGTGGTGGTTCGCCAACTCACCGAGCACGTGCAAGGCGACGTCGAGCTGATCGGCCGTCTGAAGGAGGCCGGTGTGGTCCCCAACGCACGCGTCACCGTCCAGGTCACCGACGATCCCAGCGAGCACGGCGGTGTGCTGATCCTGATCCCCGGGCACCAGGAAGTCGAGCTGCCCCATCACATGGCGCACGCCGTGAAGGTCGAAAAAGTCTGA